One candidate division KSB1 bacterium DNA window includes the following coding sequences:
- a CDS encoding replication-associated recombination protein A: MTIDLFEEQEGEHPNEVGGTDRPLADRVRPASLDEFIGQEHLLGEGKVLRRAIEADDLVSMIFWGPPGSGKTTLARIIARETKSEFHSLSAVTAGVSDVRQVLDRARRNRGRGTRTILFIDEIHRFNKAQQDALLHAVEDGTILLIGATTENPSFEVIGPLLSRCRVFRLLPLSREELRAVVARALQVDPWLASKRVRFEKDALDVLIDLSGGDARVLLNALELAVKLASPREDGTLALDEQLIREAMQRPALLYDKKGDYHYDLISAFIKSVRGSDPDAAIYWMARMLAGGEDPKFIARRLIILASEDVGNADPFALVLATAAFTAVDYVGMPEARIILAQAAAYLAAAPKSNAAYLAISEAMEDVEAEPLADVPLHLRNAPTELMREMGYASGYQYPHDFEGHFVRQAYRPPGKDRVYYRPTEIGAEKRLRDRLIQLWPERYRRE, from the coding sequence ATGACGATCGACCTTTTCGAGGAGCAGGAGGGAGAGCATCCTAACGAGGTCGGAGGGACGGACCGGCCGCTTGCCGACCGCGTGCGCCCCGCCTCCCTGGACGAGTTTATTGGCCAGGAGCACCTGCTGGGGGAAGGCAAGGTTTTGCGCCGAGCCATCGAGGCCGATGACCTGGTTTCGATGATCTTCTGGGGGCCACCCGGCTCAGGGAAGACGACCCTGGCTCGAATTATCGCGCGCGAGACCAAGTCCGAGTTCCACAGCCTTAGCGCAGTGACGGCCGGCGTATCGGACGTCCGGCAGGTACTGGACAGGGCGCGGCGGAACCGGGGCCGGGGGACTCGCACCATCCTTTTCATCGACGAGATCCACCGATTCAACAAGGCGCAGCAGGACGCGCTCCTGCACGCGGTCGAAGACGGGACGATCCTCCTCATCGGGGCCACCACAGAGAATCCAAGCTTCGAGGTCATCGGGCCACTCCTGTCCCGGTGTCGGGTTTTCCGCCTCCTCCCCTTGTCGCGGGAGGAGCTGCGCGCAGTGGTGGCCCGTGCCCTGCAGGTGGACCCGTGGCTGGCCAGCAAGCGCGTTCGTTTCGAGAAAGACGCGTTGGACGTGCTGATTGACCTCAGCGGCGGGGACGCGCGCGTGCTCCTGAACGCTCTGGAGCTGGCGGTGAAGCTGGCCAGCCCGAGGGAGGACGGAACCCTCGCCCTGGACGAGCAGCTGATCCGCGAGGCGATGCAGCGCCCCGCGCTGCTTTACGACAAAAAGGGAGATTACCACTACGACCTGATTTCCGCGTTCATCAAGAGCGTGCGGGGATCGGACCCCGATGCCGCCATCTACTGGATGGCACGAATGCTGGCCGGAGGAGAAGATCCCAAGTTCATCGCGCGCAGGCTGATCATCCTGGCCTCCGAGGATGTGGGCAATGCTGACCCCTTCGCCCTGGTCCTGGCCACAGCCGCCTTCACGGCGGTCGACTACGTGGGGATGCCTGAGGCGAGGATCATCCTGGCTCAGGCGGCGGCTTACCTGGCGGCCGCCCCCAAGAGCAACGCTGCCTACCTGGCCATCTCGGAGGCGATGGAGGATGTGGAGGCGGAACCTCTGGCCGATGTCCCCCTCCACCTGCGGAACGCCCCAACCGAACTGATGCGCGAGATGGGCTACGCGTCTGGCTACCAGTACCCCCACGACTTCGAGGGCCATTTTGTGCGGCAAGCCTACCGGCCACCGGGAAAGGATCGCGTGTACTACCGCCCGACGGAGATCGGCGCGGAGAAGCGCCTCCGCGATCGTTTGATCCAGCTTTGGCCAGAGCGCTACAGGAGAGAATGA
- a CDS encoding putative LPS assembly protein LptD gives MTRPSLRPLAFCLLLPFAAAQAQSTPPDTSRRTAELDTLLTYRAQFHRHLAEERVTVLEGKAEVHYRGMTLKAERITVNWDEHTLTAEGVPDTVWEKSEGDPADSVRVVRYRGEPVFVDGTEELRGHRMVYNFRTGKGLVVRGRTQVEGGRYEGGTIKQAGKSVIWVAGGSYTTCDRNDPHYHFASSQMKIVVDDKVIARPVVLYFGRIPLAFLPFAVFPHTRGRQSGILTPHYGESQLEGRYLRGLGYYWAPNDYFDAAGTVDFFERSGWMVHFRSNYAIRYLLRGSISGSVTRKNFVYGQDIRRWDLHVSHVQTLDPTSSLQVSGYFVSDRNFYRDLSADLDQRLRRQLQSNATFTKNWTGSKNSLTVNVSETRDLETGSSVRMLPQVSFYHSQRSLFGTPRRSRERRWYHAIYYAYNLRAYQRVSRTEGLVTSSSCRIEETAANHSLRLSMANPGKLFGWLQVSQGLNVSEDWFGQATDYTWREGLSAPVGRRVQGFFARHTFLYQATLSTKLYGLFPFPGAGVEAVRHILSPTIGLQYAPDFSDPRWGYYQTFRTPSGRELRYDRFVGTPRGGVSALRFSVTNLFQAKVATGEKERKLDLFSWDISTAYNFRAPGQKLSDLSSHLRTLFVPSLNLSLDATHSFYRKGPGQAATYLWENGGWKRGSFVRLTYLRLSADLRLSGKRRVSAGRAEEPEPEEEDPASTLPLPGDVPRYQPGQAFEDFTLTWRASVSFSFEIDRRWLAERRRSYARISGLEMQLTRNWRLAYGAQLDLREREIIYQRITLYRDLHCWEAEFDWVPTGRDKRYYLRINVKAPQLRELKLEKRGGRAGYLGYGSFY, from the coding sequence ATGACGCGCCCGTCCCTACGGCCCCTTGCTTTTTGCCTCTTGCTCCCCTTCGCTGCGGCGCAAGCCCAGAGCACCCCGCCGGATACCTCTCGCCGGACCGCTGAACTGGACACCTTGCTTACCTATCGCGCCCAATTCCATCGGCATCTCGCCGAGGAGAGGGTGACGGTCTTGGAGGGCAAGGCGGAAGTCCACTACCGTGGGATGACCCTGAAGGCGGAGCGGATCACGGTGAACTGGGATGAGCACACCTTGACGGCGGAGGGCGTGCCGGATACCGTGTGGGAGAAAAGCGAGGGCGATCCTGCGGACTCGGTGCGCGTGGTCCGGTATCGGGGCGAGCCTGTTTTTGTAGACGGGACAGAGGAGTTGCGCGGACACCGGATGGTGTACAACTTCCGGACGGGCAAGGGCCTGGTGGTCCGGGGACGCACCCAGGTTGAGGGGGGTCGCTACGAGGGCGGCACCATTAAGCAAGCCGGAAAGAGCGTCATCTGGGTAGCCGGCGGGAGCTACACTACCTGCGATCGGAACGATCCTCACTACCACTTCGCCAGCTCGCAGATGAAGATCGTCGTGGACGACAAGGTGATCGCGCGGCCGGTGGTGCTCTATTTCGGCCGCATCCCCCTTGCCTTCTTACCCTTCGCCGTGTTCCCGCACACCCGCGGTCGTCAATCGGGGATCCTGACCCCCCACTACGGAGAAAGCCAGCTCGAAGGGCGCTATCTCCGCGGACTCGGGTACTATTGGGCTCCGAACGACTACTTCGACGCAGCCGGGACGGTCGACTTCTTCGAGCGAAGTGGCTGGATGGTCCACTTCCGTTCCAACTACGCGATTCGCTACCTTCTGCGGGGCAGCATTTCGGGTTCGGTCACCCGGAAAAATTTTGTCTACGGGCAGGATATCAGACGATGGGACCTGCACGTTAGCCACGTCCAGACGCTCGATCCAACCAGCTCGCTGCAGGTGAGCGGCTACTTTGTGAGCGACCGGAACTTCTACCGCGACCTGAGTGCCGACCTGGATCAGCGACTGCGGAGACAACTGCAGTCGAACGCCACCTTCACGAAGAACTGGACGGGTTCCAAGAACAGCCTGACCGTGAACGTTTCTGAGACGCGCGATCTGGAAACCGGCTCCTCAGTCCGCATGCTCCCCCAGGTCTCGTTCTATCATTCCCAGCGGAGCCTGTTTGGCACCCCGCGACGTTCGCGGGAGAGGCGTTGGTACCACGCCATCTATTACGCGTACAATCTCCGCGCCTATCAGCGGGTGAGCCGTACCGAAGGGCTTGTTACCAGTTCTTCCTGCCGGATCGAAGAAACAGCGGCCAATCATTCCCTGCGCTTGTCCATGGCCAACCCCGGCAAGCTCTTCGGCTGGCTGCAGGTGAGTCAGGGCCTTAATGTGTCGGAGGACTGGTTTGGCCAGGCGACGGACTACACCTGGCGGGAAGGCCTATCAGCGCCGGTCGGGCGGAGGGTCCAAGGCTTTTTCGCTCGCCACACCTTCCTTTATCAGGCCACCCTCAGCACAAAGCTCTACGGCCTGTTCCCGTTTCCGGGCGCCGGGGTAGAAGCCGTCCGGCACATTCTGAGCCCCACCATCGGTTTGCAGTACGCGCCGGATTTCTCCGATCCGCGCTGGGGCTACTACCAGACTTTTCGCACCCCCTCCGGGCGCGAGCTTCGCTACGACCGCTTCGTGGGCACCCCTCGCGGAGGGGTGAGCGCTTTGCGCTTTAGCGTCACCAATCTTTTTCAGGCCAAGGTGGCGACCGGCGAAAAGGAGAGAAAGCTGGATCTCTTCAGCTGGGATATCAGCACGGCCTACAACTTCCGCGCTCCGGGCCAGAAGCTCTCCGATTTAAGCTCCCATCTGCGCACGTTGTTTGTGCCCTCGCTCAACCTTTCGCTGGACGCCACGCACAGCTTTTACAGAAAGGGACCTGGACAAGCCGCCACCTACCTTTGGGAAAACGGGGGCTGGAAACGGGGTAGCTTCGTTCGATTGACGTACCTGCGCCTGTCCGCCGACCTCCGCCTATCTGGCAAGCGGAGGGTGAGCGCGGGGAGGGCCGAGGAGCCGGAGCCCGAAGAGGAGGACCCTGCGTCCACGCTCCCCCTCCCGGGCGACGTGCCCCGCTATCAGCCAGGACAGGCTTTCGAGGACTTTACCCTGACGTGGCGGGCAAGCGTGAGCTTCAGCTTCGAGATCGACCGGCGCTGGCTGGCGGAGCGAAGGCGCTCCTATGCCCGTATTTCCGGACTCGAGATGCAGCTTACGCGCAACTGGCGCCTTGCCTACGGCGCTCAGCTGGATCTGCGCGAAAGGGAGATCATCTACCAGCGGATCACCCTCTACCGAGACTTGCATTGCTGGGAGGCTGAGTTCGACTGGGTGCCGACAGGCCGGGACAAGCGCTACTACCTGCGGATCAACGTCAAGGCTCCTCAGCTCCGTGAGTTGAAGCTGGAAAAGCGAGGAGGCCGCGCCGGCTATCTGGGCTATGGCTCCTTCTATTGA